The Chroicocephalus ridibundus chromosome 3, bChrRid1.1, whole genome shotgun sequence genome has a segment encoding these proteins:
- the DYNLT1 gene encoding dynein light chain Tctex-type 1 encodes MDDFQSGEETSFVVDEVSSIIKEAIESAIGGNAYQHSKVNQWTTSVVEQTLSQLTKLGKPFKYIVTCVIMQKNGAGLHTASSCFWDNSSDGTCTVRWENKTMYCIVSAFGLAI; translated from the exons ATGGACGACTTCCAGTCGGGGGAGGAG ACTTCCTTTGTTGTTGATGAAGTCAGTAGCATCATTAAAGAG GCCATAGAAAGTGCGATAGGTGGCAACGCCTATCAGCATAGCAAAGTGAACCAGTGGACAACAAGTGTGGTGGAACAAACGCTAAGCCAACTCACAAAGCTGGGGAAGCCGTTCAAGTACATTG TGACCTGTGTGATTATGCAAAAGAATGGTGCTGGGCTACATACCGCAAGCTCTTGCTTCTGGGACAACTCCAGTGATG gAACCTGCACTGTGAGATGGGAGAATAAGACCATGTACTGTATTGTCAGTGCCTTTGGACTTGCAATATAA